One Salvia splendens isolate huo1 chromosome 1, SspV2, whole genome shotgun sequence genomic window, aTACTTCACGGATGGAGAGATTAAGAATGACTTGACTGGTCTGGCGAGAGGAGGCCAACAGGTCCAAGCATGCCGCACAGCATATGTGAAATCTATTGAGCTGCTCGTCGAACTTGCTAGTCTCCAGACATCATTCTTGACCCTTGATGAGGCAATCAAGACCACAAACCGCAGGGTCAATGCGCTGGAGAATGTCGTGAAGCCACGCATAGAAAACACAATAAGTTACATCAAAGGAGAGTTGGACGAACTGGAAAGGGAGGATTTCTTTAGGCTGAAAAAGATTCAAGGTTACAAGAGGAGAGAGGTTGAAAAGCAGCGTGAGTCTGCCAAGGCGTATGCTGAGGAGAAGGCTGCTGAAGAAATGTCGTTGCAGAAAGGTATCTCTTTCGTTTCTGCCCAAGACCTGCTACCCCAGTCCAACAATGATGAGGACATAATCttttaaaatgctttttagtttgattttgttCAATTATGTTGTGATCTTGCATATTACTTATTATTTGGCGAAGAGGTTATTTTTCCGAATAAGAGCCTTGAGTATGCTTTGTATTTATTCGTCAACCTGTTGACAATGTCGACTTTTGTTGGCAAGAACATCTGCTCATCTATCTTTGCTCAACTGTTTCTTTTGATAGCTTGATGATGCAAGTGAATAATCTATTCATCTATAGATTATAAAGTTGTTAAAGTTTTTatataatcttttttttttctgcgtATGTCATGTTCAATAGTTGATAGTTTAGTAACGAGGCATCGTTAGGTCACGAAATGAAATGTGTATATTGTCTCTAAAGTTTTTCCAAATACAATTTACAGAATAAGCTAATATGCAATAACAACTCTACTGCTTGGTAAATGCAAGTACAAAATTTATGACCACACCATGGTCTCGAACTTTAGACCTTTGGCCTCGAATAATCACTCTGCCACTGGGTCAACACACATTGTACAATGCATCAACGAGTGAGTACAGACGTAAATACGATTTTTTTCATAAAACCAATGGCTATCACCTAGTGGCCAACCATAGACTAAGCAAGTGCCCCCGGGCAACAAGAGAACATCCATCATCTAACAACCATGGAAAGATGAACTTCTCCGTCTCTGGACTGGTAGATGAGCTTGTGTTTTGGTCCGTTGTAGCGCTTCAAGTTTCGGTTCTCGGACGAGCTTTCCATGGCGATAGAAACCTTAATACTAAGTGTTTCACTCTGGGTGTCCTAAAGAAGGGAGCAACGAATTTGAATTTCCTTCTCTCATCGGATCCTCCAAACTCATTCAAATCAAGAAAGACAAAACTGAGTTGATCTTTCACCAACAGAAATTGCAAGCCACAATTTGATTTCACTAGAAATGTTGTGTAATGTGATCTCAAACGGAATACCAACAGGTAAACCTGGAATAAAAGGGAGAGGTTTCCGGAAATCGTTGCCGCAAACATCCACCTCCGCATCAAGGTGCTTCAGCTCTCCAGAAGTGAGAAAAGGTTCAAGTGAATTCAGAAGCAAGTCTGGCATGTCCACGGCTTTGTCGTCTGAGTTACCAATTTCACGTGATACATTTTGGAGGTCAGTTACAAACCGTGAAATTTCAACCGAACCTTCTTTATGAAGATATTCAATGCTACAAAGCACAAAATCCAGTTTCCTCATATATTCCTCAAAATAGCAGGCATCTCCGCAAGCCAGTCTAATTGCATAGGTCACAAGCATTAGCTCTAGGATATGTAATTCTTCGTTTCTGGTCATTCCAACGTACCTGTAAACCATTTCTGTGACTCTCCTTTCCATTTTACTCAACAGGTACTCCAAAGCTCCCATCCCTTTCAACTGGAGATTTGTCTTAGATAAAGAATATGCCCAAGCATTTTTATTGTGTGTATGCAGTTCATAGCAAAAGCTATGACACCTGAAGGTGGGTGTGAGTCGCGAGCGAAAAGCCTAGTCTCCTCTTTCCAACTCCTGCACATCCGAACCAGTATAAATATTACTGTTCACACATAAAGGATAACATTACTTGAGAACCAAAGGATGCAGATTCATGATAAATGAAAGCAGAACAGaaattataaaatgttttaaaaGAAACGGACAAACATATGAGCCAACGTGTTTAGGAGAGAACATGCTGAAGAAGAGAGATTCTGTAAGAGAAAAATCTTTTGACTGGCTAATCCTTACTGATAGGCCTCAGCACCATAAGAAtgactaaatataaaaaaaacaaaagcacTTTTCTCAAGCTTGTGAGCCTGTACGACTAAAAACAGAATGTAAATTTCAGCTTTAAGTGCAATAGTAATTACCTCAATGTTCGAGATACTTCATTCATAATCATGCATCCAAGTTGAATCAGTGGCCACAAATCAACAATTTTTTGGAAGATAATTTTCACGCAGCTCATAGATTTAACATGTGACTCAAGGGGAGTATTTTAGTGGTGAGACAACCAGAGCATGAAGATAACTGAAGATGTTTCCGGATGTTTTTGTAAGATGTGATGCAGTGGTCTTAAATTTAATGCCTGGTTTCCAACTATTGAATATCAACATACTTTTTCAATGACCAACATAGAATTCCCCTCATCTTCTGTTTATGAAGAATGAAAATGCAAAGTACTGATGTAAATTTAGGAACAAAAAAGTAAAATCATTTGTCGTATAGCAACTACTCAGCTTGGTCCACGCAAGAGTGTGATCACAAAGTCAGAATATGGAAGTATTCACAGTTTAAAATAACAACAAACTTTGAAAACTGTCACCACCAcattttgctaaggatagcgaAAGCGGGTAATCTGCGACTAATAAGAGGGATTAAAGAAACGGGGAAGGAAAAGGGGTAGAACTCAAGCAACTTGCCGAAAAGGCCAAATCGATTGATACCATAAAATAGAAGCCAAGTAATCAATTACATGGTCTCAGAAATAGAATAATCATCTCATCAACTAAATCAGAGCTCGATGATGAGACTTTGAAATTCTCATTTAACAAAAGTACAGCGGAATAagtccttactaaacgacttcttgtatgaagacacgaatcgtcgaaAGATccatttgattaattaataacatcgactccgatcaatactccttcctcttgacgttcaacctacacatttagaaatacatgcaaGACTGAGTACATGAGTACTCAGTagacacgtgccgaaaagcaaatcatacattatatagttgtcatccatcaacagtaacacacggggttttttttttaaaaaggcccgagcttactaaattctTTGGTGATCTTAAAAGTTCGTCTGCTGACTAAGTTCTTCAACTTCATACCATATTTGTAAGTTGTGTACCgagaaggtggccaccttcacggacACCATAGCCGGCCAACCCTCTTGGATGGCTCACGACCCTTGTGCACAAAATtgcgaataggatttgcggtcctattgggaaccgaattcgttaacatgttttggcatcgccaaaacCCTCAAGCATATAGTCCAACAGATAGCCTCAACAATAAACATTTTATGAcatgacaacaacttgaaaataatcacagctccattttgagaaaatatatttcataatttcacaagtatttgctttatatccacaataatgtgctggatattaaaagaaagctcacctggTATGTGTATCTCCAAAACTACTCTCGTctggcctcacttgcccttgaataatttatcctttgaaaataaatagcgtagcacgctaattagtacaTGAACTATTTTTtctgagaaaagaatgcatgcatcctaaaggatagcacctatatcttagtctcggcttataggatttttcttaaTCCTACCTTGAAGAAATTCGCTTTATTAACTTAGTATTCGCTTTATTAACTTCGGAGAAATTCTAATTTCTTGAAACAACAACTTGGgcacttatttaataaaatatggattcttggaaAATCCATTTTAAATCCTTTTCTTCGGATTTTTCCTAAGGCTGCCCATGGCTCCAACTCGATtcttaattaaattccaacCTAACATAATAAATCTCGGCCCAAATTCTTAACTTATTAAATGGCACAACTGCCAACTAAAAGAATAATTCATGGCCTTATGAAAAGATGGGGGTCGGCCCAAACTATTAATTTGTAGACCATCTAAATTAGTTAAACAAGACAGCCCACTCAccattattttccttttattaatCAACTTggcccaaaaataattaaagtggccCAATGATACTCAATTGAGGACACCCACTTAATTTCCCTCCTCCATCGGCATTTCTTCCCCAATTCACTTTGATTCCCAATTTGGAATGCATTGCCTAAAAGAAGAAGGAACAgcgtcttcttctctcttctcacCTTTCTCCGTCGCCGACCAGAATCGCTGGAGTTCTAGCCGTCCCTCATCTCTCTTCTCTATTTCTTCCTCCTTGGGTTGCTACCCCAAACGAGAGCCTTATATTTAAGAAGATTGAGAGGCGGTgcctctcctcctcctcggtTGAGTTCGCCGTCTGCATCTCGGCGACTAGCGCCGCGGCTGCATGCTCAGCTTGCCGCCAATCGCCTCCCtctggacttgctcagccgtgAGCGGCCCTCCGTCGGAGTCACTGCGTTGGTGCTTTACGGGGTCCGCACGGTGGTCATCGAGGCTCCGTTATTACTGTCGGATAGCCTTTCGACCTAAGCTAAGTCCTTCTCACCTAACCCCTTTAATTATTCTGTGGATTTTGGAGTTCTCGATTGATTATTGATTCGAAACTTGGGTGTTCTTAATGTTCTAAAATGTGATGCTACTGCATATTCGTTAAGCAAGTTGATTGTGGTTCTGGGACATAACTGCCTATTGTTGCCCCTCTAAGTTCCATCTCTATGGTTGATATGATCTTGGCTCTATAGCCTGCTCTTATATGATGCAAGAGGGACTTGTGGAATTACCTCGCTTGGTAACTTTTCTCGGTTGTGGGCTGTTCCTCTTGCCGTTGCTGCCACTTGCTCCTCTTCCTCCCCTCTCGCTTCCCTCCTTGTGGTGTGTGAAACTTGGGTCTCAAAAAGTGGGGAGGGGAACAAAGGCTGTGGTCTCTTATATAGCTCAACTATTTGGCATTTTGTGCCTGAAACTTTGGAGATTCTGCTTCCTCCTTTTGAGTTTGGTGATTGTGCTCTTTATACCAATTTGGTGAATGTTTGGGCTGATCTCTCTTGTTGGCTGTTTCCTCAGCCTTGGACGATGGGGAAAAGAGGATTTGGTTTGTCCATTTGGAGCTTTACCTAGTGAGCTTGTCTCACTGTGACCATTTGTTTGTTTTCCTTCTTTTGTGAAACTTGGGAAGGTGGCAAAAGGGCTGATCTCAGGCCCTACCCTATTTCGCCTACTAATCTCCTTTCTTATTTGGGCTTGTGCCTCCTTTCCTTGTGAGTCATATTTTGATACCcttatttggtgttaattttGTATGTACTATGGCTACATATTTGGAGTATTGTGGAGGTGGAAATCGAGAGAAAAGAAAGGGTGGAATCTTGCTCACATCATCCTCCATGCCTACTTCCTAAAGTAGCAACTTTCATCACCTTGGTTCTTGTTTCTTGTGGGGAATTGCTTGTAAACGTGCATAGTTGTAAGTATAGCTTAGGGTGAGTTGTCCCCTTTCACTCACATTTTCCAACTTGTATAGTATGTATTGTATCTTAATACACACAAGTATATCCCACATTTCTTAATAAAAGTATTTCCCTCATTTTTCCTTGCAATAGTAATTTCTTGCACTTTAATTTTCTTCCAACGAAAATACTTAGGTTATTCCAAAGTCAAGATTACACGAGGATTTCAGGATTACACGTCtcctaaaagaaattaaattacactACTAAATCCGATTTATCTCGAAAGAAGGGAACAAAATTCCGGGGCGTCACAAAAA contains:
- the LOC121797977 gene encoding V-type proton ATPase subunit D-like — protein: MSGQTQRLNVVPTVTMLGVMKARLIGATRGHALLKKKSDALTVQFRQILKKIVSTKESMGDVMKTSSFALTEAKYVAGDNIKHSIRENVKTASLKVRSRQENIAGVKLPKFEYFTDGEIKNDLTGLARGGQQVQACRTAYVKSIELLVELASLQTSFLTLDEAIKTTNRRVNALENVVKPRIENTISYIKGELDELEREDFFRLKKIQGYKRREVEKQRESAKAYAEEKAAEEMSLQKGISFVSAQDLLPQSNNDEDIIF